The Cryptomeria japonica chromosome 9, Sugi_1.0, whole genome shotgun sequence DNA segment GTGGGAATTATAGGATTATACTTTCTCCAAATATTGTGTTGTACAAAGAAGACTATCTGATCTCAAATTACTATTTGGAAGCTTCTCATGTCAAAAGTCTTCAGCCCACCCCTTTCTTCTCCCTTCTGTGGTAAGGGTGCTTTTGATTTTATTCTCATGTTAAACTGCTATGAAATGgacttatgaaatggacttttgcTTTCTTACCTACACTTTTCTACTTTCCTAGACAACTTTCTTTTTAGAATCCTCCGGTGCTCACAACACAATATCCAGATCATTCCATCTCACCATAATCAAACACATTTGAAAACTCAGATGTTTGGCTCTCTATCACACTCCTTTTCTTCCCACGAGATCGAAATAGATGATCAGCATATGTTCTTTGATGAGTTTTAATGCTGCCCAGCCTGCTGCTGTAGCATTTTAGTGGGCACCTACAACTGGTTGTTGTAATTTGCTATTTTGTCCTTCTGAActgattatgtaatattttttcttcttcataAAGTATAAGAGAAATTCGAGGGAGTGCCtaattgtaactcatcacataagGTAATCtaggaatgttttttttttttttttaatcagtaaAGCAGAGTCGAGTTATATATTAATTATGTATAATTATAGTATTAACATAGCTGAATGATGAAGTATCAAAAAGGCTTATTGAGTGCTTCTGAAACCATTCTCAGCACTTTCGAGAAAGAGGGTTTCTAGGTGGGCAGAAAACCATAAGCATCATAATCTATCATTCCAAAATCTAGCAAGATTATGTAGCCTAGGATCATAAAAAACTATAGAAAGTTTGGATAGCAGATTCTCAACTGCCAAAATAATAGAGGTTTTAACATAATTATGTAGCCAAAAATCAACTATTATGATAGTCTAGAGATAAGCAACGAAAATGTCTTTAAGAAGAACCAAATTAAGAAACCTAGCTTGCAATTTCATTTAAGGGTTCGGATTGAGAAGAAGCATTTCTCGTGCTCCCACGACCTCTACCCAGAGGACGGCCATGGCCATGACCAGACCCACGATGGCCCCTATTTGCACCACCCCGAAAATCTTGTTCGACTTGGAGCTTCTCATCTTCGGCTTTCAGAAGCAGGATTCCATTAAGTCTTGCAAATTGAAGGATCTCTTCCTCTCTACCCTGGTCTTCTGGATTTTCCCCTAAGAACCGCCACTTGAGATATCTGAGACCTACTCCAGCAAAAACCCTATGTTTGTCCAGGTCCTTCCCTTTCAAGTCTAACAGGAAGGGGTAATACTCAATGAGCTCACCGTGGGCATTGAACAGAATCCTCTCGCTTGGCCGAGGAGCCCCTAAATCATGGAGTGCCTTATTCAGAATCTCTTGGAATTCCTGGAGGATTTCATATGGAAATAGCTTCTTGGTGAGGCCCCATACAACTTGCTTAGCTAATTTTATGTCCATCAGAGAGGCAATGAACCTAGAAGAAATACTAGTGTTGTCTCGAGGATACTCCTCCCTATTCAAATGCCCACTTCCCAGAATCATTTTTAGCGCCAGGATAACAGGAAACTCTGAGTGGAGAAGAAGGTGCTTCAATCTCAAGTCTATAATTCTTCTAAAGGATACTTGGTGCGTCGAAACCGAGAGGGAAATGGAGGTGTCTGCTCCAAAGCAGGAAGTAGGCATTGGATAGATGCTCATAATAAACCCATGTGGAGCCTCTGTCAACATGGTTGGCAATTGCGGAGAATTCAGACAAGAAAGGAATGGGCAAATTGAACTTTGGGATGATTCTTGCAAGATAGGGATGCTAACGACTTGAAGAATACAGTAAGGCAAGATCATCGGGCGTGCTCTTTAATGCCTCATTATGAGGAATATCTTTGCATTAAATTCGCCAGCGAAGGTGGTGGAGTATATTTGTCTTGGACAAGCCAAATCTCCCTGGCTTAGTTAAGATGGCTACCCTATGGACAACGCATACCTTGAGTCCGAAATGACGGCTCTTCCCAACAGGATCTCAGGAAGCGAGGAAAGGAAAAGGCTTAATTTGAGAATGCATTTAGATGACATCACTAGGTCCGGGCCCGTTGTTTACCAGAAGTAAAGTGAGGtttgaattcaaaaaaagaaaTATCCGTTTCCCACTAGACCGCCAAAGATAGACATTTAGACATTTGCTTTGAATTAGGAGGCGCCTTTAACTGTTTTTTACTCTCCTCTCTAAAATCCATCTCTTACACTTAAAAGACATAAGGGGCATATTCTTGCTGATTAACCTGATCTGCTAGACCAATAAACCGAGCTCCCTGATCCCACCAATGAATGAAGGTTCCCTGAGCTGCTAATTTTGATAGGGCATCTACCACTGAATTTGCTTCTTATGCTTCGCTTCATAATGCTCTAGTCTACCCAAATTTTCTATTATATTATCTAAAATTGCCTGTAGTCTCCAAGTTGGGTTTTTTTTCCTCTTAATTGCATTTATTGCTATCTTTGAGTCTCCCTCCACTCTAACATTTTTTAGACCATGCTTGATGCAATCCATCAATCCTAGCTGTAGTACTTTGAATTCAGCTATATTATTAGTGTCAGGTGCAATCGGCTTTGCCATTTTCCCTATGATTGATCCTGAGTTATCTTTGATTAGCCAGAGGGGCCTGGGTTGCTTTGAATGTTCTCTTTTATTAACAGCCAATACTTTATAAGTTTTAGTTTTCCAAATATTTGTGGTGGACAAAGTAAACGAGGCCAAGTCAGGTGAATGCCAAGTCAAGGGAACGCCTCACGAATGCCATCGAATTCTTCCATCATCCCATCCCATTCTCTATTGATATCCACTGTCCTGAAACTTTTGAAACGAAGCAAATTTGTGAATCAGCCCATCAAACAGAAATTTCAGTATTAACCAGAGAGCAAGAGATTTCAGATTTCAGTATTAACCAGAAAGTAgaaggtttttattttattttcctccaGAGCTGCAAGTGTTCTAACAAGTGTAAGTATCGAGAGTATGGCAATATCTCGATTAGTTTTAAGCAATTGGAAGGAGGGAAATGAAAAAACTAATGGAGAAGTTGTAGACAAATCAAACCAATTAAAGGTTTCTGATATGTGGCGAGATATCCAGGGTGCCAAACATTGGAATGGCTTGCTCGATCCCATTAACCCACTTCTCAAAGCAGAGATACTCAGATATGGTGATTTTGCACAGCAATGCTATGATTCATTTGACAATACGCGCTCTTCCACATACTATGGGAATTGTAAGCGCAGCAAAAGCTCGCTTGCCCACAGACTGGAGTTTCTAAATTGTGGGCGTGGATATCAAGTTACTAAATATATATACGCCAATACGAGTCTTTTGGACTCCATTTTTGGCGAGGAATCAAGTGAAGGCGTTGCCTGGATAGGTTTTATTGCAGTTTGCACTGACCCAGATGAGATAAAGCGATTGGGAAGACGTGACATAGTTGTTGCATGGAGAGGCACGCAGACTCCATTTGAATGGATGGAAAATCTCAGAGACATATTGGTTCCTGTTATGGCATCAAAGGCTACAACATACTCCAACATCCAAACCAGTTCAAATCCAGATGTCAGGATAGAGAAGGGTTTTCTCAGTTGTTATACGTCCACCGACGAGGACTCTGTCAGATGCATGCTTAGTGCAAGGGACACTGTAGTGGGTGAGCTAACCAGATTAGTAAAGGAatacaaggagaaagaagaagatttGAGCATAACATTTACCGGACATAGCTTGGGAGCTGCACTGGCAACCCTGAGCGCATATGACATAAAACAAATCATGGTGAATGAATATGGTGTGACCTCAATTCCCGTCACAGTGTTTTCCTTCGCGTCTCCGCGGGTAGGAAATCTGTCTTTTGCCCAACATATGGAAGATATTGGCGTCAAAGTGCTGCGTGTGGTAAACCACAAGGACTTGGTTCCAAAAGTTCCAGGGATTTTTTTCAATGAAAAATTGGGATGGCTGACAAGGCTTCTGCACTGGCTTCCCTGGGCATATGTTCATGTGGGAGTAGAGATTAGTATAGATAGCAGCAGCTCGGCTTTCCTGAGGCACATGCATAATCCTGCAAATTTCCACAACTTGGAGGTTTATTTGCATGCACTTGATGGCTTTCAAGGAAATAACAAGCTACCCTTTAAGCCATCGGGAAGAGATCCAGCTCTGGTTAACAAATACTCCGACTTACTCATTGAAAGCCTCCAAATACCTTCTGAGTGGTGGGCAAAGAGAAATAAAGAAGTGGTGAAACGCATAGATGGTATGTTGGTCTACTCTCCTACAACTCCAACCCCTGTTCGTCTTCCGGATGT contains these protein-coding regions:
- the LOC131040508 gene encoding phospholipase A1-Igamma2, chloroplastic-like — translated: MAISRLVLSNWKEGNEKTNGEVVDKSNQLKVSDMWRDIQGAKHWNGLLDPINPLLKAEILRYGDFAQQCYDSFDNTRSSTYYGNCKRSKSSLAHRLEFLNCGRGYQVTKYIYANTSLLDSIFGEESSEGVAWIGFIAVCTDPDEIKRLGRRDIVVAWRGTQTPFEWMENLRDILVPVMASKATTYSNIQTSSNPDVRIEKGFLSCYTSTDEDSVRCMLSARDTVVGELTRLVKEYKEKEEDLSITFTGHSLGAALATLSAYDIKQIMVNEYGVTSIPVTVFSFASPRVGNLSFAQHMEDIGVKVLRVVNHKDLVPKVPGIFFNEKLGWLTRLLHWLPWAYVHVGVEISIDSSSSAFLRHMHNPANFHNLEVYLHALDGFQGNNKLPFKPSGRDPALVNKYSDLLIESLQIPSEWWAKRNKEVVKRIDGMLVYSPTTPTPVRLPDVPL